In Mobula hypostoma chromosome 12, sMobHyp1.1, whole genome shotgun sequence, one DNA window encodes the following:
- the LOC134355149 gene encoding vascular cell adhesion protein 1-like: MASWRLPLTAALALMFLLTGYALDLELTPQSVWSRIGEKAVLSCRAKDCPSPTIKWTVGFDRPIGEVSNQGSVSTLTIDPVTVQNEQLYRCTAKCEGKTKWKDVTLNVYSLPEAVTLETVGSLQVGRKGAVKCVVPDVYPVDLTVEWVNETGVMNTQRVNEYTREKKKVTVTYELTPELRHSGQNLVCRIRLRNEKLQVEGTLTLDIHYPPRKINISAEPSLTVRRGQNASLTCTADGNPPVRIVWSRSSADGWSVIAENQTAYQFLPTRIENSGTYRCEAKNELGKIATEVEFCVQGRPSDTRLSVTPSAVREGDNVTISCTTHSNPPAHLVLTRNSTSGWMELKSENGIFSISAVQPDDGGWYQCEASNDLGRQIIHTELNVQYLRKTLSISAKPSLTVREGQNASLTCSANSSSPVTIVWSKLSAEGWSVIAEDQAALQLSQARIENSGIYRCEAKNELGKIATEEEFHVEGCPSDTRLSVTPSAVREGDNVTISCTTHSNPPAHLVLRRNSTSGWMELKSENGIFSISAVQLDDGGWYQCEASNDLGRQIIHTELNIQERDVVVEAKSPVGVIAPAFIGAAVGSVGLVFSGLYYVYRRINLKNSYQMSNDIL, translated from the exons ATGGCCAGTTGGAGACTGCCTCTGACGGCGGCACTCGCTCTGATGTTCCTGCTAACAG GATATGCCTTGGATTTGGAGCTAACCCCACAAAGTGTGTGGTCCCggattggggagaaggcagtactGAGCTGCCGCGCTAAGGACTGTCCGTCCCCTACAATCAAATGGACTGTCGGATTCGATCGTCCCATAGGAGAAGTCAGCAATCAAGGCTCGGTGTCCACTCTCACCATCGACCCGGTCACCGTGCAGAACGAACAGCTGTACAGATGTACCGCAAAATGCGAGGGAAAAACAAAGTGGAAGGATGTCACTCTGAATGTTTATT CTCTGCCGGAGGCGGTCACCCTGGAGACGGTAGGGAGTTTGCAAGTCGGCAGGAAAGGCGCCGTGAAATGTGTCGTCCCCGATGTCTACCCCGTTGATTTGACAGTAGAGTGGGTGAATGAAACGGGAGTAATGAATACTCAAAGAGTCAACGAATACACCAGGGAAAAAAAGAAGGTGACCGTCACCTATGAATTGACCCCAGAATTGCGGCATTCCGGACAAAATCTTGTATGCCGAATCCGTTTGCGAAATGAGAAGCTTCAGGTCGAGGGAACGCTCACTCTGGATATTCATT ATCCTCCCAGAAAGATAAACATTTCCGCAGAGCCCTCTCTCACCGTGAGGAGAGGTCAGAATGCCTCGCTAACCTGTACCGCCGACGGCAATCCTCCTGTCCGCATCGTGTGGAGCAGGTCATCAGCTGACGGCTGGTCAGTGATAGCCGAGAATCAAACTGCATACCAGTTTTTACCGACCCGCATCGAGAATTCAGGAACTTACCGCTGTGAAGCCAAAAATGAGCTGGGGAAAATAGCTACGGAGGTGGAATTTTGCGTTCAGG GCCGCCCCAGCGACACCAGACTCTCTGTCACACCTTctgcggtgagggagggagacaaTGTCACAATCAGCTGCACAACCCACTCAAACCCACCTGCCCATCTTGTGCTGACGAGAAATTCGACAAGTGGATGGATGGAGCTGAAGTCGGAGAATGGAATATTCTCTATTAGTGCTGTTCAGCCGGATGATGGAGGATGGTATCAATGTGAGGCCAGCAATGAtctgggaaggcagattattcaCACAGAACTCAATGTGCAAT ATCTTCGTAAAACACTAAGCATTTCcgcaaaaccctcactcactgtgaGGGAAGGTCAGAATGCCTCGCTAACCTGTAGTGCCAACAGCAGTTCTCCTGTCACCATCGTGTGGAGCAAGTTATCAGCCGAGGGCTGGTCAGTGATAGCCGAGGATCAAGCTGCCCTTCAGCTTTCACAGGCCCGGATCGAAAATTCAGGAATCTACCGCTGTGAAGCCAAAAATGAGCTGGGGAAAATAGCTACGGAGGAGGAATTTCACGTTGAGG GCTGCCCCAGCGACACCAGACTCTCTGTCACACCTTctgcggtgagggagggagacaaTGTCACAATCAGCTGCACAACCCACTCAAACCCACCTGCCCATCTTGTGCTGAGGAGAAATTCAACAAGTGGATGGATGGAGCTGAAGTCGGAGAATGGAATATTCTCTATTAGTGCTGTTCAGCTGGATGATGGAGGATGGTATCAATGTGAGGCCAGCAATGAtctgggaaggcagattattcaCACAGAACTCAATATCCAAG AACGAGATGTGGTAGTCGAAGCTAAGAGTCCCGTAGGAGTCATAGCACCAGCTTTCATAGGGGCAGCAGTGGGATCAGTTGGACTGGTGTTCTCTGGTCTATATTACGTCTATCGCAGAATCAATTTAAAGAATTCATATCAAATGTCAAATGACATATTGTGA